CCCTCATGACCCTCGTTTCTATTGTTCAAATCATTTGGGCGATTTCTGCCGTTGGACTGATTGTGCTGGTGCTGCTGCATAGCCCCAAGGGTGATGGGCTGGGCGGGCTGGGCGGACAGGCGCAACTGTTTACCAGCACCAAGAGCGCAGAAACCACGCTGAACCGAGTCACCTGGACGCTGACGGTCTTGTTTATTGGGCTGACGATTGTGCTGAGCGCCAAGTGGCTGGCGTAGGGATTGTCAGCGGCAGAGTCAGCCTCAGAGCTAGGTTCAGAGCCAGGCTTGGCAACTGTAAAGGGCGCTTGTAGGGGGCGGTAGCAATGGGGCGATCGCCCCTTCCCCTCCCCTCCCTCCATCAGCGATCTCCACTCGTCTGCTCTATCCTATTGCAATCCTGGAGAAGATCATGGCTCTCCAGTTTAACCAGATCGACCGGATTAAAGACTTTGACGAAGCGATCGCCGTGCTGGAGTCGGACTATGTGCCTGCGCTGGTAAAAGCGTTTGCAAACTCTCCCGAAGGACAGGCGTATCTAAAGGCTCAGCCCCATGAACAACCCGCGCAACTTTGGCATTGCCAAGTCGTTTTTCATGTCAGGGCAGGCTAGCGGATTTGATATGACCGCGCCAGAGGGAATAACCGCTTATCAGGAGCAATATAACCAGCAGATTCGCGAGAATCCCTTGGCAGCGCTCTCACCTATGACCGTGCCAGAGGGCGTGCCGCCAGAGTTTGTGGCGCTGGTGAGCCAGCAGCTTGGGCTTGGCCCAGTGCCAGGGCTAGAGCATTTGCCGACCGACCCGCAGGCGTTAATCAGCGCGATCGCCCAACACCTCATAGACACGGGCGTAGTAACTCTTGAGGAATCAGAAAGCCTCGACGCGGGCGCTGAGGATGCCGCAGACCCGCTGAATTCGCTGCTGAGTTTTGCTACCCAGTTCCAGCAGGAAACGCTGAAAAATGCAGTTCAGGAGCAAGGCGTAACCCTATCGGCAAAGGCGATCGCCCTCCTGCAAGACCTCCGCATCACGCCCACCACACCCGGCACCATTGTTCAAGATTTTGATCGGCTGCTGGAAAGAATCGGCGCGGACGGCATTCCGCTTAGCAGCACCCGTCAACAGCTTAATCTCAATACCCTCAAAGATCTGAACGCTTTGCTGAGCCAGCCGATTCAAATCGACCTCAAACGGCCGCAGCAAAAATCCTACCCCAATCTGTACGGACTCTATCTACTGCTGCGGGTGACGGGGCTAACCCAGATCCGCCAAACAGGCAAGACCCCCAAGCTGGTGGTCAATCCTG
The Thermoleptolyngbya sichuanensis A183 DNA segment above includes these coding regions:
- the secG gene encoding preprotein translocase subunit SecG; amino-acid sequence: MTLVSIVQIIWAISAVGLIVLVLLHSPKGDGLGGLGGQAQLFTSTKSAETTLNRVTWTLTVLFIGLTIVLSAKWLA